A DNA window from Pseudoalteromonas spongiae UST010723-006 contains the following coding sequences:
- the elbB gene encoding isoprenoid biosynthesis glyoxalase ElbB, with the protein MKKIAVILSGCGVFDGAEIHEAVLTLLNIELQGASYQCFAPNIDQHHVINHITGEEMPEKRNVLVESARIARGEIKDLKELNISEFDALALPGGFGAAKNLCDFALKGAECEINEDVANACRAFADAQKPAAYICIAPAIIPQVYAAGTLATIGNDLDTANIVNALGAAHQNCAVDDIIVDQSAKVISTPAYMLATNIREAASGIEKAIAQLVKMS; encoded by the coding sequence ATGAAAAAGATAGCAGTGATTTTAAGTGGCTGTGGTGTATTTGATGGCGCTGAAATTCATGAGGCAGTATTAACGCTGTTAAATATTGAACTGCAGGGTGCAAGTTACCAATGTTTCGCACCCAATATAGATCAACACCATGTAATTAATCATATCACTGGCGAGGAAATGCCTGAGAAACGCAACGTACTAGTCGAATCTGCGCGTATTGCACGAGGTGAGATCAAGGATCTTAAAGAGCTCAACATTTCAGAGTTTGATGCACTCGCTTTACCTGGTGGTTTTGGCGCTGCGAAAAATTTATGTGATTTCGCATTAAAAGGCGCTGAGTGCGAGATCAATGAAGACGTTGCCAACGCGTGTCGTGCATTTGCTGATGCGCAAAAACCGGCAGCCTATATTTGTATTGCACCGGCAATTATTCCACAAGTTTACGCCGCAGGCACACTTGCAACCATTGGCAATGACCTAGATACAGCAAATATTGTTAACGCATTAGGCGCAGCACACCAAAACTGTGCGGTAGACGATATTATTGTCGACCAAAGTGCAAAAGTAATCAGCACGCCAGCTTATATGTTAGCGACAAATATTCGCGAAGCGGCAAGCGGTATTGAAAAAGCCATCGCACAATTAGTAAAAATGAGCTAA
- the ilvA gene encoding threonine ammonia-lyase, biosynthetic gives MVSQELDYFRAIIQANMEPLAKVTEVSPVTSLEQKLGNHIWLKREDQQPVYSFKLRGAYNKLKQLPKGAQVVTASAGNHAQGVALSASHLGHTARIVMPVTTPEIKVNAVRNLGGEVILHGHHFDAANSYALEIAEKEGAVFVPPFDDKDVIIGQGTIARELMQQLPLLDAVFIPVGGGGLLAGMSIYLKSLRPDIKVIGVEAEDSACLKAAMEAGEPVELERVGSFADGVAVKIIGKETFRLAQKYCDDVITVSSDEICAAMQDIFVSTRAVAEPSGGLSLAGLKKWVAQTGAKGKNLAAILSGANLNFDRLRYVAERTALGEHNEALLAVTIKEEKGSFKSFCKALNGRSITEFNYRYTGPGDAEIFVGVGLRNGETELASLKQELSDKGYSYVDMTNNELAKLHVRYMVGGKPGEQLSERLFRFEFPEYPGALERFLDTLGANWNISLFHYRNHGAATGNVLAAFEVPEQDNAAFSEHLQRLAYAYQEETNNPCYQQFLSSKAHNLAQVANS, from the coding sequence ATGGTCTCCCAAGAGCTCGATTATTTTCGCGCTATTATCCAGGCCAATATGGAGCCCTTGGCAAAAGTAACAGAGGTTAGCCCTGTTACCAGCCTTGAGCAGAAACTTGGCAATCATATTTGGTTAAAGCGTGAAGATCAGCAGCCGGTATATTCGTTTAAATTACGCGGTGCGTATAACAAATTAAAGCAGTTACCAAAAGGCGCTCAAGTAGTTACCGCATCGGCGGGTAATCATGCACAAGGTGTGGCGCTTAGTGCCAGTCATCTTGGTCATACAGCACGTATTGTAATGCCAGTGACTACACCGGAAATCAAAGTAAATGCGGTGCGCAATTTAGGTGGTGAAGTGATTTTACATGGCCATCACTTTGATGCAGCGAATAGCTATGCATTAGAAATTGCGGAAAAAGAAGGTGCGGTGTTTGTGCCACCTTTTGATGATAAAGATGTGATCATCGGGCAAGGCACTATTGCGCGCGAACTGATGCAGCAGTTGCCATTACTTGATGCGGTATTTATTCCGGTTGGAGGCGGTGGCTTATTGGCTGGCATGTCAATTTACTTAAAATCCTTGCGTCCAGATATAAAAGTGATCGGTGTTGAAGCAGAAGATAGTGCCTGTCTAAAAGCTGCAATGGAAGCAGGTGAACCGGTTGAACTTGAGCGCGTAGGCAGTTTTGCTGATGGTGTTGCGGTTAAAATTATTGGTAAAGAGACCTTTCGCCTAGCGCAAAAATACTGTGATGATGTTATTACTGTTTCGAGTGATGAAATTTGCGCCGCGATGCAGGACATTTTTGTCTCAACCCGCGCTGTTGCAGAACCATCCGGTGGTTTGTCATTGGCAGGGCTGAAAAAATGGGTGGCACAAACGGGCGCTAAAGGTAAAAACCTCGCAGCAATCTTATCAGGTGCAAACCTTAACTTTGACAGATTGCGTTATGTCGCTGAGCGCACTGCGCTGGGTGAGCATAATGAAGCACTTTTAGCGGTGACTATCAAAGAAGAAAAAGGTAGCTTTAAGAGTTTCTGCAAGGCATTAAACGGCCGTTCAATTACAGAGTTTAACTATCGTTACACAGGCCCTGGTGATGCTGAAATCTTTGTCGGTGTGGGTTTACGTAATGGTGAAACAGAACTTGCGAGTTTAAAGCAGGAGTTAAGTGATAAAGGTTATAGCTATGTTGATATGACCAATAACGAGCTGGCAAAACTACATGTGCGTTACATGGTTGGCGGTAAACCAGGCGAGCAGTTATCAGAGCGTTTATTTCGTTTTGAGTTCCCTGAATATCCAGGAGCGCTCGAGCGCTTTCTTGATACTTTAGGTGCAAACTGGAATATCAGCTTATTCCACTATCGTAATCATGGTGCTGCAACCGGTAATGTTCTTGCTGCATTTGAAGTGCCTGAGCAAGATAACGCTGCCTTTAGTGAGCATTTACAGCGCTTAGCTTACGCTTATCAAGAGGAAACCAATAATCCGTGTTACCAGCAGTTTTTGTCGAGTAAGGCACATAACCTTGCGCAAGTAGCAAATAGCTAA
- a CDS encoding c-type cytochrome: protein MKKLTAALLMMSATVAVAAPFDNSLTEEAIKKRIAPVGSVYLAGAEPVVAEPTGPRTGQQVYQASCFGCHGTGALGAPKTKADWDTRMAKGMDVLMQHAINGFNAMPPRGTCMNCSDDEIKDAIEFMAKGQ from the coding sequence ATGAAAAAATTAACAGCAGCATTACTAATGATGAGTGCAACTGTCGCAGTTGCAGCACCTTTTGATAACTCGTTAACTGAAGAAGCAATTAAAAAACGTATCGCTCCAGTTGGCTCTGTTTATTTAGCAGGTGCAGAACCAGTTGTTGCTGAGCCAACAGGTCCACGTACTGGCCAACAAGTGTATCAAGCAAGTTGTTTTGGTTGTCACGGTACAGGTGCTCTAGGCGCGCCAAAGACAAAAGCTGACTGGGATACTCGCATGGCGAAAGGCATGGATGTACTAATGCAGCATGCAATTAATGGTTTCAATGCAATGCCTCCTCGCGGTACGTGTATGAACTGTTCTGATGATGAAATTAAAGATGCAATTGAGTTTATGGCAAAAGGCCAATAA
- the rep gene encoding DNA helicase Rep, with amino-acid sequence MKLNPKQDEAVKYISGPCLVLAGAGSGKTRVITNKIAYLVQKCEYKARNIAAVTFTNKAAKEMRERVAQTLGKQEAKGLWVSTFHTLGLEIVKKELDALGYKPGFSLFDDQDSNKLLADLTEPELKGDKDLLNLLKMQISNWKNDLILPQQAIAEAREQQKVQFAQLYARFQNQLRAYNALDFDDLIMIPTLLLSAKPEVRERWQNRFRYLLVDEYQDTNTSQYQLVKLLVGERARFTVVGDDDQSIYSWRGAKPQNLVLLSKDFPGLRLIKLEQNYRSAGRILKSANILIANNPHVFDKKLFSELAYGEQIKVIATKDEEHEAERVVAEIISHKFMKRTSYKDYAILYRGNHQARVFEKALMGSHIPYKISGGMSFFSRAEIKDIMAYLRLLVNQDDDNAFLRIVNTPRREIGPITLEKLGSLANEKHISLFAACFEPELSSRLAGRGYNALMGFARWVVELSDRATRGDTLEAVKDMVREINYEDYLYETSTSAKAAEMRMKNVSELYRWITDMLVGSSDNPPLTLPEVVMKLTLRDMLERNEEEDESDAVQLLTLHASKGLEYPYVFMVGMEEGLLPHQTSIDEDNVEEERRLAYVGITRAQQELILTYAKERRMFGETATPELSRFVAEMPQDDLAYEMRKQPQNQQQRMEKGQARVANLRAMLKK; translated from the coding sequence ATGAAACTCAATCCTAAACAAGATGAAGCGGTTAAATATATCAGTGGTCCATGCCTAGTGCTGGCAGGCGCTGGCTCAGGTAAAACCCGTGTAATCACAAATAAAATTGCCTACTTAGTGCAAAAGTGCGAATACAAGGCACGCAATATTGCAGCGGTAACCTTTACTAATAAAGCAGCAAAAGAAATGCGTGAGCGTGTGGCACAAACACTGGGTAAGCAAGAAGCGAAAGGGTTATGGGTTTCTACGTTTCACACGCTTGGCTTGGAAATTGTTAAAAAAGAGCTAGATGCACTGGGTTATAAACCAGGTTTTTCATTATTTGATGACCAAGACAGCAACAAACTCTTGGCTGATTTAACAGAGCCCGAATTAAAAGGCGATAAAGACTTACTTAATCTGTTAAAAATGCAAATTTCGAATTGGAAAAATGACCTGATTTTGCCACAGCAGGCCATTGCGGAAGCGAGAGAGCAACAAAAAGTACAATTTGCTCAGCTTTATGCGCGTTTTCAAAATCAATTGCGCGCCTATAATGCGCTCGATTTTGATGATTTAATTATGATCCCAACTTTGCTGCTAAGCGCTAAGCCAGAGGTGCGTGAACGCTGGCAAAATCGCTTTCGCTATTTGTTGGTGGATGAATATCAAGATACCAACACCAGCCAATACCAATTAGTTAAACTGTTAGTGGGTGAGCGAGCGCGCTTTACCGTGGTAGGCGATGATGACCAAAGTATCTATTCTTGGCGCGGGGCAAAGCCACAAAACCTAGTGCTGTTGAGTAAAGACTTTCCCGGATTACGTTTAATTAAACTTGAGCAAAATTATCGTAGTGCTGGCCGAATTCTTAAGTCTGCCAATATTCTTATTGCAAATAACCCGCACGTGTTTGATAAAAAGTTATTTAGTGAATTAGCATACGGCGAACAGATTAAAGTTATCGCGACAAAAGATGAAGAGCATGAAGCTGAGAGAGTGGTTGCTGAGATTATTTCGCATAAGTTTATGAAGCGCACCAGCTATAAAGACTACGCGATTTTGTATCGTGGTAATCACCAAGCAAGGGTATTTGAAAAAGCCTTAATGGGAAGCCATATTCCTTACAAAATTAGCGGCGGTATGTCGTTTTTCTCACGTGCAGAAATTAAAGACATCATGGCGTATTTAAGATTGTTGGTGAATCAAGATGACGATAATGCCTTTTTACGTATCGTAAATACGCCACGTCGTGAAATTGGTCCTATCACACTTGAGAAATTAGGATCGCTGGCGAACGAAAAGCACATTAGTTTGTTTGCTGCGTGTTTTGAGCCTGAATTATCATCGCGCTTAGCTGGGCGCGGTTATAATGCGTTAATGGGTTTTGCCCGTTGGGTGGTTGAGCTTTCTGACCGCGCAACTCGCGGAGATACTCTTGAAGCTGTAAAAGACATGGTACGCGAGATTAATTACGAAGACTATTTGTATGAGACCTCAACCAGCGCTAAAGCAGCTGAAATGCGTATGAAAAACGTGTCGGAGCTGTATCGTTGGATCACCGATATGTTGGTTGGCAGTAGCGATAACCCGCCGCTGACCTTACCTGAGGTTGTGATGAAGCTAACTCTGCGCGACATGCTTGAACGCAATGAAGAAGAAGACGAGTCAGATGCGGTGCAATTACTGACATTACACGCATCGAAAGGCTTGGAATATCCGTATGTGTTTATGGTGGGAATGGAAGAGGGATTGTTGCCACACCAAACCAGTATTGATGAAGATAACGTTGAAGAAGAAAGGCGTTTAGCTTACGTAGGCATTACTCGTGCGCAGCAAGAGTTGATTTTAACCTATGCAAAAGAGCGCAGAATGTTCGGTGAAACGGCAACGCCAGAGTTAAGTCGTTTTGTTGCTGAAATGCCACAAGATGATCTTGCTTACGAGATGCGAAAACAACCGCAAAACCAACAACAACGTATGGAAAAAGGCCAAGCGCGAGTAGCTAATTTACGCGCCATGTTAAAGAAATAA
- a CDS encoding methyltransferase yields MSHTALFTAIDTLLTKTQAYWQCVAFASREIPWPHLTETLLALSDDDVEKLESNQVELQRYLANLIPELDNVERLLQLPRANKQTVQFPFWLTNGIKGSKIAQLESFVMQTAEQDLPLLEWCAGKGHLGRLYHFAHKVPVQSVEIQPQLVAEGQQLAQQFDLDIKLAELDVLSERAADYLHKEQHAVALHACGGLHQALIKHGVAKGTKLMSISPCCYHLFQQSEHYVAMSEIAMKSQVAFTASDLKLALQETVTSGKRISRLREIETVWRLAFDCLLDDIIEKDSYLPVPSAKKALFSGEFSDFCSWAAKQKNISLPEQIDYEYYLEQGRLRRQITQRIELVRHGFRRLIELWLVLDRVLYLEQFGYRVTLSEFCEKHITPRNILIQATV; encoded by the coding sequence ATGTCTCACACCGCACTTTTTACCGCAATCGATACACTATTAACTAAAACACAAGCCTATTGGCAATGTGTGGCATTTGCCTCGCGCGAAATACCTTGGCCGCATTTAACTGAAACCCTGCTGGCGTTATCTGATGACGATGTTGAAAAGCTTGAAAGCAATCAAGTTGAGTTACAGCGGTACTTGGCAAATCTTATTCCTGAGCTAGATAATGTTGAACGCTTGTTGCAACTGCCAAGGGCAAATAAGCAAACAGTTCAGTTTCCGTTTTGGCTTACCAATGGCATTAAAGGCAGTAAAATTGCTCAGTTAGAAAGCTTTGTGATGCAAACAGCAGAGCAAGACTTACCGCTGCTGGAGTGGTGCGCAGGTAAAGGGCATTTAGGGCGGTTATATCACTTTGCCCACAAGGTGCCAGTACAGAGCGTAGAAATACAGCCTCAGCTGGTGGCTGAAGGGCAGCAGTTAGCACAGCAATTTGACTTGGATATTAAACTTGCTGAATTAGATGTTTTATCCGAACGTGCGGCAGATTATCTACACAAAGAGCAACACGCAGTGGCACTTCATGCCTGTGGTGGGCTGCACCAAGCACTGATTAAACATGGTGTTGCCAAAGGCACTAAATTAATGAGTATTTCACCATGTTGTTATCACTTATTTCAGCAATCTGAACACTATGTTGCAATGAGTGAGATTGCCATGAAATCTCAGGTTGCTTTTACTGCCAGTGATTTAAAACTTGCCTTGCAAGAAACGGTTACGTCAGGCAAGCGTATTTCACGTTTGCGTGAAATCGAGACAGTATGGCGTTTAGCATTTGATTGTTTGCTTGATGATATCATCGAAAAGGACAGTTATTTACCCGTACCATCAGCTAAAAAAGCGCTATTTAGTGGTGAATTTAGTGATTTTTGTAGTTGGGCTGCTAAGCAAAAAAACATCTCTTTGCCAGAGCAAATAGATTACGAATATTACCTCGAACAGGGCCGATTACGACGTCAAATTACGCAGCGCATAGAATTAGTGCGCCATGGTTTTAGGCGTTTGATTGAGCTTTGGTTAGTACTCGATCGTGTTTTATATTTGGAGCAATTTGGCTACCGCGTTACACTCAGCGAGTTTTGTGAAAAGCACATCACACCAAGAAATATATTAATTCAAGCAACTGTCTAA
- a CDS encoding sensor domain-containing diguanylate cyclase, whose translation MEDAHADSGSQQRKIKRLKSLVKKYQTSLQTQTALLQLSEQASKVSELTLLYPAIQQILESSLPCRNFYVVLFNPDIGELELTYFVDEIDGIHLPIQAQQTGMLDNSLTGLVFKTGKTKLFNKEQIADCEIKGVCRVMGTPCEYWLGVPIHHDGRVIGVMATQSYNVNQPFDDSQIALFETVAFYFSTAVERVKKRQYMAQQVAERTEQLSREIARNQDTIRKQNILYAISKLATKSLNNQDFFERVHNIVNEEVFAKNLFIALYDHSENMISCPYAVDEMSVDYQPRTFSKGLTEFVIRSGKTELFDQNRVLNEVAKGHVELPAKFNNSPLPTSWIGVPLYHHQQVIGVLACQAFNNEYSYKQSDIELISFVSEQISNVIVKHLADNQLEQRVKEKTAELQQANIHLQLQIEERKKIERQLFHDAHHDNLTGLANRSLFISQLDKTLQRHKRDKSHGFAVMFIDLDNFKDINDTLGHHAGDKFLKSTANEFSTCIREHDLLARFGGDEFVILLTHLQHKDEAELIAKRIIKLMNKPFCINELCIKSGASIGIAYSNKAYTSTDQIIRDADSAMYQAKKSGKGTIELSAEHLEPRSSLICPTEINAGQLSFAKSNVIDLHKDHSVATFYNPQLTLESGATIALAHLLQEQHAAIDYCDYLLNQILPHVVQNGTVFLQLHTSILAREFDRFYTELSKSANNICWLINDSNLAEMSTTQVNNLAKLKKLGFKIGVIDVARQQIDLAKLTCVEFDFMQLELNFCRKLVTEKIAQQQLAALLALTKGSKCEIIATGPAIVNFQSALKILGINLFLSQLTQGSEQLSQIDKSQSLLSKTNKK comes from the coding sequence ATGGAAGATGCTCATGCCGATAGCGGCTCACAGCAAAGAAAAATAAAGCGCTTAAAAAGTTTAGTAAAGAAATATCAAACCTCTTTGCAAACGCAAACTGCGTTATTACAGCTATCCGAACAAGCAAGTAAAGTATCAGAACTTACCTTGCTCTACCCCGCTATTCAGCAAATTTTAGAAAGCAGCCTTCCGTGTAGAAACTTTTATGTGGTGTTATTCAACCCAGATATAGGCGAACTCGAACTTACTTATTTTGTCGACGAGATCGATGGCATTCATTTACCAATTCAAGCCCAACAAACAGGAATGCTCGATAATTCGCTTACCGGACTTGTATTTAAGACCGGAAAAACCAAACTATTTAATAAAGAACAAATTGCTGATTGCGAAATTAAAGGTGTATGCCGCGTTATGGGCACGCCCTGTGAATACTGGTTAGGTGTGCCAATCCATCATGATGGTCGCGTGATAGGCGTTATGGCAACGCAAAGCTATAATGTAAATCAGCCGTTTGATGATAGTCAGATAGCACTTTTCGAAACGGTTGCATTCTATTTTAGTACCGCGGTTGAACGTGTTAAAAAGCGCCAGTATATGGCGCAACAAGTTGCTGAGCGCACAGAACAGTTAAGCCGCGAAATTGCGCGAAACCAAGATACTATTCGCAAACAAAACATTTTGTACGCGATTTCTAAGCTAGCAACAAAAAGTCTTAACAACCAAGACTTTTTTGAGCGAGTTCACAATATTGTTAACGAAGAAGTCTTCGCTAAAAACCTATTTATCGCGCTTTATGATCACAGCGAAAATATGATCAGCTGTCCTTACGCAGTGGATGAAATGTCTGTTGATTATCAACCTCGTACCTTCTCTAAAGGATTAACTGAATTTGTTATTCGCTCAGGTAAAACGGAATTATTTGACCAAAACCGTGTGTTAAATGAAGTGGCAAAAGGCCATGTTGAGCTGCCAGCTAAATTTAATAATTCTCCTTTACCAACTTCTTGGATTGGCGTGCCGCTTTATCACCACCAACAAGTAATTGGTGTATTGGCTTGTCAGGCGTTTAATAACGAATACAGCTACAAACAATCTGATATTGAACTTATCTCTTTTGTCTCTGAGCAAATTTCCAATGTAATCGTAAAACACTTGGCAGATAACCAATTAGAGCAAAGAGTGAAAGAAAAAACAGCTGAATTACAGCAAGCCAACATTCATTTGCAATTGCAAATTGAAGAGCGTAAGAAAATTGAGCGGCAATTATTTCATGATGCCCATCATGATAATTTAACAGGCTTAGCAAACCGAAGTTTGTTTATTTCTCAATTAGATAAAACTCTGCAACGCCATAAGCGGGATAAATCGCACGGCTTTGCTGTGATGTTTATTGACCTCGATAATTTTAAAGATATCAATGACACTCTCGGTCATCACGCTGGCGATAAATTTTTAAAATCGACTGCTAATGAGTTTTCTACCTGCATTCGTGAGCATGATTTACTAGCACGTTTTGGTGGTGATGAATTTGTTATTTTATTAACTCATTTACAGCACAAAGACGAAGCTGAGCTTATCGCTAAGCGCATTATTAAATTAATGAATAAACCATTTTGTATTAATGAATTATGCATTAAAAGTGGGGCAAGCATTGGTATTGCATACAGCAATAAAGCCTATACCAGCACAGACCAAATTATTCGCGATGCAGACAGTGCCATGTATCAAGCGAAGAAATCAGGTAAAGGTACCATTGAGCTCAGCGCTGAACACCTAGAGCCAAGAAGTAGCCTGATTTGCCCAACAGAAATAAACGCTGGGCAACTGAGTTTTGCCAAATCAAATGTGATTGATCTGCATAAAGATCACAGTGTCGCTACTTTTTACAATCCACAGCTAACACTGGAATCAGGTGCAACAATAGCCCTTGCTCACTTATTACAAGAACAACATGCAGCAATTGATTATTGTGATTACTTATTAAATCAAATTCTCCCTCATGTTGTGCAAAATGGTACGGTGTTTTTGCAACTGCATACCAGTATTTTGGCACGTGAATTTGATCGTTTTTACACAGAACTAAGTAAGTCAGCAAATAATATTTGCTGGTTAATTAACGACAGTAACCTTGCTGAAATGTCGACGACCCAAGTTAATAATCTAGCAAAGCTCAAAAAATTGGGATTCAAAATAGGTGTTATTGACGTTGCTCGTCAGCAAATCGATCTTGCAAAGCTAACCTGTGTGGAATTTGATTTTATGCAGTTAGAGCTTAACTTTTGTCGAAAATTAGTCACAGAGAAAATAGCACAGCAACAGCTTGCAGCCTTACTTGCACTAACAAAAGGCAGTAAGTGTGAAATTATTGCAACCGGACCTGCCATAGTGAATTTTCAGTCGGCGCTCAAAATACTCGGTATCAACTTATTCTTAAGCCAGCTAACGCAAGGCTCTGAGCAGCTATCGCAGATAGATAAAAGCCAATCACTGCTCAGTAAAACCAATAAAAAGTAA
- the ubiK gene encoding ubiquinone biosynthesis accessory factor UbiK: MINPAKLEEIAKQITENMPQGVKNLADTLEGKTKQAIQNKLSEMDFVSREDFEVQSQVLLRTREKLAILEQRVNELEAKLADKDAE; the protein is encoded by the coding sequence ATGATTAACCCAGCTAAACTTGAAGAAATTGCCAAGCAAATTACTGAAAACATGCCACAAGGTGTTAAAAACTTAGCAGATACATTGGAAGGCAAAACGAAACAAGCTATTCAAAATAAATTAAGTGAAATGGATTTTGTTAGCCGTGAAGATTTTGAAGTACAAAGCCAAGTATTATTAAGAACACGTGAGAAGTTGGCGATTTTAGAGCAACGTGTGAACGAGCTAGAAGCAAAGCTTGCCGATAAAGACGCAGAATAA
- the can gene encoding carbonate dehydratase: MNKLAHLFVKNRSWAKETTDRDPEFFKILSMQQNPEYLWIGCADSRVPANEIVGLLPGELFVHRNVANMVVHTDHNCLSVLQYAVEVLKVKHIMVVGHYGCGGVKAALDGIRLGLIDNWLRHVVDARDKYETELSSSVSEQQKFDRLCEINVIEQVKNVCQTNIVMDAWERGQALEVHGWIYGLADGHIRDLETSINGANDVAKIYNNAVQGVFSR, from the coding sequence ATGAATAAACTCGCGCATCTTTTTGTTAAGAATCGCTCGTGGGCAAAAGAAACAACGGATCGGGATCCTGAGTTTTTTAAGATTCTTTCAATGCAACAAAACCCCGAATATTTATGGATCGGCTGTGCCGACTCCCGTGTGCCAGCTAACGAGATAGTGGGTCTATTACCGGGCGAATTATTTGTTCATAGAAATGTGGCAAATATGGTGGTACATACCGACCATAACTGCTTGTCTGTACTACAATATGCAGTAGAGGTTTTAAAAGTAAAACACATTATGGTTGTAGGGCACTACGGCTGTGGTGGCGTAAAAGCAGCGCTTGACGGCATTCGACTTGGTTTAATCGATAATTGGCTGCGTCATGTTGTCGATGCGCGCGATAAATATGAGACTGAACTTAGTAGTTCTGTTAGTGAGCAGCAAAAGTTTGATCGCTTATGTGAAATAAACGTCATTGAGCAAGTGAAGAATGTGTGCCAAACAAATATCGTGATGGATGCGTGGGAAAGAGGGCAAGCATTAGAAGTCCATGGCTGGATATATGGGTTGGCCGATGGCCATATTAGAGATTTAGAAACCAGCATTAATGGGGCGAACGATGTGGCAAAAATTTATAACAATGCCGTTCAAGGTGTGTTTAGTCGTTAG
- a CDS encoding substrate-binding periplasmic protein has product MWQKFITMPFKVCLVVSAYFALTANNAYAEQVLPQTTEQKITLRFAVPHFPPYIYLNENKKLTGQGIVRVTQVLNNLEVNYEFELVANYGVALREMRSGNVDGFFLATQNRFRDRIAKISDAVLINNWSWFYKTSNVIDVKHSGFREQAKIGTILNTNTQVWLQDNNYPIATLSNDVDTLVEMLLADRLDAVFLSESVFVHALSKRSQSLDNIASVIEASRDFSVYFSNNFLVEHRWFLDAFNSELAKLKAQEKEAL; this is encoded by the coding sequence ATGTGGCAAAAATTTATAACAATGCCGTTCAAGGTGTGTTTAGTCGTTAGTGCGTATTTTGCCTTAACAGCTAATAATGCCTATGCCGAGCAAGTTTTACCACAAACGACAGAGCAAAAAATAACACTGCGTTTTGCAGTGCCGCATTTTCCACCGTACATTTATTTAAATGAAAATAAAAAGCTTACAGGGCAAGGTATTGTGCGTGTAACGCAAGTACTTAATAACTTGGAAGTAAACTACGAGTTTGAGCTTGTTGCAAATTACGGTGTGGCGCTGCGTGAAATGCGAAGTGGCAATGTTGATGGTTTTTTCTTAGCGACGCAAAACCGTTTTCGCGACCGTATTGCAAAAATTAGCGATGCGGTACTCATTAATAATTGGAGCTGGTTTTATAAAACATCTAATGTAATTGATGTGAAACACAGTGGATTTCGCGAACAAGCAAAAATAGGCACTATTTTAAACACCAATACGCAGGTGTGGCTGCAAGATAATAATTATCCTATAGCAACGCTTAGTAATGATGTGGATACGCTAGTTGAAATGCTGTTGGCTGACCGACTAGATGCGGTGTTTTTATCGGAGAGTGTGTTTGTTCATGCGTTATCAAAACGCTCGCAAAGCCTTGATAATATAGCAAGTGTTATTGAAGCAAGCAGAGATTTCTCGGTTTACTTTTCAAATAACTTTTTAGTAGAGCACCGCTGGTTTTTAGACGCATTTAACAGCGAGTTAGCAAAATTAAAAGCACAGGAAAAAGAAGCGCTTTAG